From a region of the Sulfuriferula plumbiphila genome:
- a CDS encoding gamma-glutamylcyclotransferase family protein yields the protein MKKFTLFCMAFLSALTSTFALADATPVKGIAPAGAIQDVCHPHPEPGQNQYIAGYGSLLEKASRQRTVPNAGAAVPVRVQGFRRAWIAQGSPTGFSTTFLGVSMDARSRMNAVLFALPDETAISAMDRRENGYCRVKISAAQITALDKSPIQPGERWIYVNKPQNTAPPSRTYPIVQSYVDVFLSGCLEVERAFQLEGFARECIVTTHGWSSHWVNDRIYPRRPFIYQPNAGAIDALLKRELPLRFRSIRIE from the coding sequence ATGAAAAAATTCACGCTATTTTGCATGGCTTTTCTGAGCGCGCTAACCAGTACTTTTGCGCTGGCAGACGCGACTCCAGTGAAGGGTATTGCCCCTGCCGGCGCTATTCAGGATGTGTGTCATCCCCATCCCGAACCTGGCCAAAACCAGTACATTGCCGGCTACGGCAGCTTGCTGGAAAAAGCGTCGCGGCAGCGCACCGTGCCGAATGCTGGCGCAGCAGTACCGGTGCGCGTGCAGGGATTTCGGCGCGCCTGGATTGCGCAAGGTTCGCCCACTGGCTTCAGTACCACATTTTTAGGGGTGTCGATGGATGCGCGCTCCCGAATGAATGCCGTACTCTTTGCCCTGCCGGATGAAACTGCAATCTCCGCCATGGACAGGCGGGAGAATGGCTATTGCCGGGTCAAAATCAGCGCAGCGCAAATCACCGCGCTGGATAAATCTCCGATCCAGCCAGGAGAACGCTGGATTTACGTGAACAAGCCGCAAAATACTGCGCCACCTTCGAGAACCTACCCCATCGTTCAGTCATACGTGGATGTGTTTCTTTCAGGGTGCCTGGAAGTCGAGCGGGCGTTTCAACTGGAAGGTTTCGCACGCGAATGCATCGTCACCACGCATGGCTGGTCAAGCCACTGGGTGAATGATCGCATTTATCCGCGCCGCCCTTTTATTTACCAGCCAAACGCAGGCGCGATCGATGCGTTGCTGAAGCGCGAACTGCCGCTCCGTTTCCGCTCGATCCGGATCGAGTGA
- a CDS encoding GNAT family N-acetyltransferase: MKSSIRIDHACAADAPVVAEMVGELLNEIMRATGNQAFHFNLEETTARLRTFLEQEKYHVLVARDATAGTEVGFLTLCESFALYAEGAYGTIPELYVRPELRSQHVGQQLIQAARTFGHTRQWKRLEVTTPQLPQFDRTLGFYEREGFSVAGGRKLKTAL; this comes from the coding sequence ATGAAATCTTCCATCCGCATCGACCATGCCTGCGCTGCCGACGCGCCCGTCGTCGCTGAAATGGTGGGCGAGTTGCTGAATGAAATCATGCGTGCCACGGGCAACCAGGCTTTCCATTTCAACCTGGAAGAAACCACGGCTCGACTCAGGACATTTCTCGAACAGGAGAAATACCATGTGCTGGTCGCACGCGACGCAACGGCTGGCACGGAAGTCGGATTCCTTACCTTGTGCGAAAGCTTTGCGCTGTATGCCGAAGGCGCCTACGGAACCATCCCCGAACTGTATGTACGTCCGGAACTGCGTTCACAGCATGTCGGGCAACAGCTGATCCAGGCTGCCAGGACGTTCGGCCATACCAGACAATGGAAACGTCTGGAAGTGACCACGCCACAACTGCCCCAATTTGACCGCACGCTGGGATTCTACGAGCGCGAAGGATTCAGCGTTGCCGGCGGACGAAAACTGAAAACAGCATTATGA
- the mgtE gene encoding magnesium transporter, whose translation MDDTPEKSKAHDNIEDNLDQVVSLLRKHHLVANLVHKQDMPHHDLVEGLVHKQHLAELHTVLDDMHPADVARVLEALPLGDRLLVWDLVKAERDGEILLEVSDAVRESLIKSMDSDELLAAAETLDTDEIADLAPDLPQDVIQDLLESLDAQKRARLQSALSYPEDSVGALMDYDMVTIRADVTLEVALRYLRRLKELPDQTDKLFVVDRDGALRGVMPLQRLLLQDPEAKVADVMAEEVVTFRPQDDATDAAQAFERYDLVSAPVVDARNRLVGRLTVNAVVDYIRQESDSDMLSIAGLREDEDIFSSVWKSVQNRWAWLAINLVTAFIASRVIGMFENTIGKLVALAALMPIIAGIGGNSGNQTITMIVRALALGQIHPDNARKLFTKEISVAALNGLIWGSMVGLFAYLLYGKPALGLVMMGAMTLNLLLAAVMGVSIPMLMHKFGRDPAVGSSVLITAVTDSGGFFIFLGLATLFMAYLG comes from the coding sequence ATGGACGACACCCCGGAAAAAAGCAAAGCCCACGACAACATCGAAGACAACCTGGATCAGGTGGTCTCGTTGCTGCGCAAGCATCATCTGGTGGCGAATCTGGTGCATAAACAGGATATGCCGCACCATGACCTGGTGGAGGGTTTGGTGCACAAACAGCACCTGGCCGAACTGCACACGGTGCTCGACGACATGCACCCGGCGGACGTGGCGCGCGTGCTGGAAGCGCTGCCGCTCGGCGATCGCCTGCTGGTGTGGGACCTGGTCAAGGCCGAACGCGACGGCGAGATACTGCTGGAAGTCTCCGACGCGGTGCGCGAGTCGCTCATCAAGAGCATGGACAGCGACGAGCTGCTCGCTGCTGCCGAGACGCTGGACACCGACGAGATCGCCGACCTGGCACCCGACCTGCCGCAGGACGTGATCCAGGACCTGCTGGAGTCGCTCGACGCGCAAAAACGCGCGCGCCTGCAATCGGCGCTGTCCTACCCGGAAGACAGCGTGGGCGCACTGATGGACTATGATATGGTCACCATCCGTGCCGATGTGACGCTGGAAGTTGCGCTGCGCTACCTGCGCCGGCTGAAGGAATTGCCGGATCAGACAGACAAGCTGTTTGTAGTGGATCGCGATGGTGCGCTGCGCGGCGTGATGCCCCTGCAACGCCTGCTGCTGCAAGACCCCGAGGCCAAGGTGGCTGATGTGATGGCGGAAGAAGTGGTGACCTTCCGCCCCCAGGACGACGCCACCGATGCCGCCCAGGCGTTCGAGCGCTACGACCTGGTATCCGCGCCGGTGGTGGACGCGCGCAACCGGCTGGTGGGGCGGCTCACGGTCAATGCGGTGGTGGACTACATCCGCCAGGAATCCGACAGCGACATGCTCTCCATCGCCGGCTTGCGCGAGGACGAGGACATCTTTTCCAGCGTGTGGAAGTCGGTACAAAACCGCTGGGCGTGGCTCGCCATCAATCTGGTGACCGCCTTCATCGCCTCGCGCGTTATCGGCATGTTTGAAAACACCATCGGCAAACTGGTGGCGCTGGCTGCGCTGATGCCCATCATCGCCGGTATCGGCGGCAACTCCGGCAATCAGACCATCACCATGATCGTGCGTGCCTTGGCGCTTGGGCAAATCCACCCGGACAACGCCAGGAAACTGTTCACCAAGGAAATCAGCGTGGCCGCACTGAACGGCCTGATCTGGGGCAGCATGGTCGGCCTGTTTGCCTACCTGCTGTACGGCAAACCGGCGCTGGGCCTGGTGATGATGGGTGCGATGACGCTCAACCTGCTGCTCGCAGCAGTGATGGGCGTATCCATCCCCATGCTCATGCACAAATTCGGCCGCGACCCGGCTGTCGGTTCCAGCGTATTGATTACCGCCGTCACCGACAGCGGCGGGTTTTTCATCTTTTTGGGATTGGCGACGCTGTTTATGGCGTATCTGGGGTAA
- the msbA gene encoding lipid A export permease/ATP-binding protein MsbA, producing MTSPPKTGLSLYLRLLRHVRLYWKMFAGALLAMAVTAAAEPAIPALFKPLLDGSFVQKDPDMIRLIPLVMIALFVVRGLADFAATYGMNWVGSRLVMDLRTAMFRKLVAMPTRFYDDSSTGTLIAHIVFNVTQVTQSATSAVTLLVRDTLAIAGLLGWLLWLNWKLTLIIIAIAPLAIFIIRTVSGRLRNINRQAQQNLGEITHVVEESVGAHKVVKIFGGQDYELQRFGTAVNNARRYFMKGISAAAANGPVVQLVAALGVALVVYIATQQAQRGELTVGGFVSYMIAMLMIFGPVKRLTGVNEQLQRGLAAAEVVFELIDRDTETDTGSQVIGRARGALEFRHVTLAYPDKPTPALNDINLAIRPGETVALVGASGSGKTSLVNLIPRFYTPDSGQILLDGQVITDITLASLRANIALVSQDVVLFNDSIAANIAYGAQAGATAAHIIRAAEAAHAMEFICEQPHGLQTMVGENGVKLSGGQRQRIAIARALLKDAPVLILDEATSALDTQSERHVQAALEALMQGRTTLVIAHRLSTIENADRIAVMQQGRIIEIGSHRELLDKNGAYAHLHRLQFHEPK from the coding sequence ATGACCTCGCCTCCCAAGACCGGATTGTCCCTCTACCTGCGCCTGCTGCGCCACGTCCGCCTGTACTGGAAAATGTTCGCCGGGGCGCTGCTGGCGATGGCGGTGACCGCGGCGGCCGAGCCGGCCATCCCGGCGCTGTTCAAGCCGCTGCTGGACGGCAGTTTCGTGCAGAAGGACCCGGACATGATCCGGCTCATCCCGCTGGTGATGATTGCGCTGTTTGTGGTGCGCGGACTGGCCGACTTTGCTGCGACGTATGGCATGAACTGGGTGGGCAGCCGGCTGGTGATGGACTTGCGCACGGCGATGTTCCGCAAGCTGGTGGCGATGCCGACGCGCTTTTACGATGACAGCTCCACCGGCACGCTGATCGCGCATATCGTGTTCAACGTCACCCAGGTCACGCAATCCGCCACCAGCGCAGTGACGCTGCTGGTGCGCGACACGCTCGCCATCGCCGGGCTGCTGGGCTGGCTGTTGTGGCTGAACTGGAAACTTACGCTGATCATTATCGCCATCGCCCCGCTGGCCATTTTCATTATCCGCACAGTCAGCGGCCGTCTGCGCAACATCAATCGCCAGGCGCAGCAGAATCTGGGCGAGATTACCCACGTGGTGGAAGAATCGGTCGGCGCGCACAAGGTGGTGAAAATATTCGGCGGCCAGGATTACGAATTGCAGCGCTTCGGCACGGCGGTGAACAACGCCCGGCGCTATTTCATGAAAGGCATTTCCGCCGCTGCCGCCAACGGTCCGGTGGTGCAACTGGTGGCCGCGCTGGGCGTGGCGCTGGTGGTATACATCGCCACCCAGCAGGCGCAGCGCGGCGAACTCACCGTGGGCGGCTTTGTCTCCTACATGATCGCGATGCTGATGATTTTCGGGCCGGTGAAACGGCTCACCGGGGTGAACGAGCAATTGCAGCGCGGTCTGGCCGCGGCGGAAGTGGTATTCGAGCTGATCGACCGCGACACCGAAACCGATACCGGCAGCCAGGTGATTGGCCGCGCCCGGGGCGCACTGGAATTCCGCCACGTTACCCTGGCCTACCCGGACAAGCCCACCCCGGCGCTCAACGATATCAACCTCGCCATTCGTCCCGGCGAAACCGTGGCCCTGGTCGGCGCCTCGGGCAGCGGCAAGACCAGTCTGGTCAATCTCATCCCGCGCTTCTACACGCCGGATTCGGGACAGATTCTGCTCGACGGCCAGGTCATTACCGACATCACGCTGGCCAGCCTGCGCGCCAATATCGCGCTGGTATCGCAGGACGTGGTGCTGTTCAACGACAGCATCGCCGCCAATATCGCCTATGGCGCCCAGGCCGGGGCAACTGCAGCGCACATCATCCGTGCCGCCGAGGCCGCCCACGCCATGGAGTTCATCTGCGAGCAGCCGCACGGCCTGCAAACCATGGTCGGTGAGAACGGCGTCAAGCTCTCCGGCGGTCAGCGCCAGCGTATCGCCATCGCGCGCGCGCTGCTGAAAGACGCACCGGTGCTGATCCTCGACGAGGCTACTTCGGCGCTCGATACCCAGTCCGAGCGCCACGTCCAGGCCGCGCTGGAAGCCCTGATGCAGGGCCGCACCACGCTGGTCATCGCGCACCGCCTGTCCACCATCGAGAATGCCGACCGTATTGCCGTGATGCAGCAGGGGCGTATTATCGAGATCGGCAGCCACCGCGAACTGCTGGATAAAAACGGCGCTTACGCCCATTTGCATCGCCTGCAATTCCACGAGCCAAAATGA
- a CDS encoding pyridoxal-phosphate-dependent aminotransferase family protein has translation MQKPNIPSFIPPRRTLMGPGPSDVPQRILDAMARPTIGHLDPAFVDMMEQMKALLRYAFQTENALTMPVSAPGSAGMEMCVVNLVEPGDKVIVCRNGVFGGRMLENVKRTGGVPVVVDDAWGAPVDTVKVEEAFAANPDARVLAFVHAETSTGARSDAQALAAIAHKYGALAIVDAVTSLAGIPLMVDEWELDAVYSGSQKCLSCTPGLSPVTFSERAIARLKARKTPVQSWFLDLNLVLGYWGSAGRRTYHHTAPVNPLYGLHEALVMLAEEGIENSWARHAHNHEMLRDGFEVLGLKFVVDQHYRLPQLNTVYIPAGVDDAAARTRLLNEFNLEIGAGLGDLAGKVWRFGLMGHASRTENIDYCLSSLKQVL, from the coding sequence ATGCAAAAACCGAATATCCCTTCCTTTATCCCGCCGCGCCGCACCCTGATGGGGCCTGGCCCCTCCGACGTACCCCAGCGCATTCTCGACGCCATGGCACGCCCCACCATCGGCCACCTTGACCCGGCTTTCGTGGACATGATGGAACAGATGAAGGCGTTGCTGCGTTACGCATTCCAGACTGAAAACGCGCTCACCATGCCGGTGTCCGCGCCTGGCTCGGCGGGGATGGAGATGTGCGTTGTGAACCTGGTGGAACCGGGCGATAAAGTCATCGTATGCAGGAACGGCGTATTCGGCGGGCGCATGCTGGAGAACGTGAAACGTACCGGCGGCGTGCCGGTGGTGGTGGACGATGCCTGGGGTGCGCCGGTGGATACCGTCAAGGTGGAAGAAGCCTTTGCCGCCAACCCGGACGCCAGGGTGCTGGCATTTGTCCATGCCGAGACCTCGACCGGCGCGCGCTCCGACGCGCAGGCATTGGCCGCCATTGCGCACAAATACGGCGCCCTGGCCATCGTCGATGCCGTCACCTCGCTGGCAGGCATCCCGCTGATGGTGGACGAATGGGAACTCGACGCGGTGTATTCTGGCAGCCAGAAGTGCCTGTCGTGCACGCCCGGCCTCTCTCCTGTGACTTTCAGCGAACGCGCCATCGCCAGGCTCAAGGCGCGCAAAACTCCGGTACAGAGCTGGTTCCTCGATCTCAACCTGGTGCTGGGTTATTGGGGCAGCGCGGGCAGGCGCACTTATCACCATACGGCGCCGGTCAACCCCCTCTATGGCCTGCACGAAGCACTGGTCATGCTGGCCGAGGAGGGCATCGAAAACAGCTGGGCGCGTCACGCCCACAATCACGAAATGCTGCGTGACGGCTTCGAGGTCCTGGGGCTGAAATTCGTAGTGGACCAGCATTACCGCCTGCCGCAATTGAATACCGTGTATATCCCCGCAGGCGTGGACGACGCCGCCGCGCGTACCCGCCTGCTCAACGAATTCAATCTGGAAATCGGTGCAGGTCTGGGCGACCTGGCGGGCAAGGTATGGCGCTTCGGCCTGATGGGGCATGCCAGCCGCACGGAAAATATTGATTACTGCCTGTCGTCGCTGAAACAAGTACTATAG
- a CDS encoding dihydrolipoyl dehydrogenase family protein, whose protein sequence is MQQFDLIVIGSGPGGYRAAVLSTLRGLSVAIIEKADWGGCCLNRGCVPKKDWHHTAQLVAASRHFTRRGISGVLSAELDGAWQHQKKVVETVRDSYTDYMKRLGIGAFNGAANFVDAHTVAVGEASLNAKHIIIATGSSPLVPDAYPLTPGRVLTTDDLFNHAPPAGKRVAVVGSGVIGTEFAFILSQLGREVLWIANSKPLAGSAYSQPALKILHEALARHDIQARTGCRAEYVEVLPDGVRLALGDGSVETVDWVLLGTGRRPHTDNLVVDAAGVALDAQGYVKVNAYLQTSVPHIYAIGDVANPRMTANQALADAAVAVANILSSGSRQQDAGAVPELVYSAVELGRIGMNEDDAEDAGLEPAVGFAAFETNPRALGQDDTDGFVRLIADMDSGALLGAEVVGAEAGEMIHAIAQQFGHDDALARFAGMFYNHPARTEEIQNATETLAAKWGLAQQVFGE, encoded by the coding sequence ATGCAGCAATTTGACCTCATCGTAATCGGCTCCGGCCCGGGCGGCTACCGCGCTGCCGTGCTCTCCACCCTGCGCGGCCTGTCGGTCGCCATCATTGAAAAAGCCGACTGGGGCGGCTGCTGCCTGAACCGCGGCTGTGTGCCCAAGAAGGACTGGCACCATACCGCGCAACTGGTAGCGGCGAGCAGACATTTCACCCGGCGTGGCATCAGCGGTGTGCTGAGCGCAGAACTGGACGGCGCCTGGCAGCACCAGAAAAAGGTCGTGGAAACCGTGCGTGACAGCTACACCGATTACATGAAGCGCCTTGGCATTGGCGCCTTCAATGGCGCAGCAAATTTTGTCGACGCCCACACTGTCGCCGTGGGAGAAGCAAGCCTTAACGCCAAACACATCATCATCGCCACCGGCTCCAGCCCGCTGGTTCCCGACGCTTATCCGCTCACCCCGGGCCGCGTGCTCACCACCGATGATCTGTTCAACCATGCGCCGCCCGCGGGCAAGCGCGTGGCGGTAGTGGGCAGCGGCGTGATCGGTACCGAATTCGCCTTCATCCTCAGCCAGCTCGGACGCGAGGTGCTGTGGATCGCCAACAGCAAACCGCTGGCCGGCAGCGCCTACTCACAACCGGCGCTGAAAATCCTGCACGAAGCGCTGGCCCGGCACGATATCCAGGCCCGCACCGGCTGCCGCGCAGAGTACGTGGAGGTCCTGCCGGACGGCGTCAGGCTCGCCCTCGGCGACGGCAGCGTGGAAACCGTGGACTGGGTATTGCTCGGCACCGGGCGCCGCCCGCATACCGACAATCTCGTCGTCGACGCGGCCGGTGTGGCGCTCGACGCCCAGGGCTACGTCAAAGTGAACGCTTACCTGCAAACCAGCGTGCCGCACATCTACGCCATCGGCGACGTCGCCAATCCGCGCATGACCGCCAACCAGGCGCTGGCCGATGCCGCCGTGGCCGTCGCCAATATCCTCAGCTCCGGTTCGCGCCAGCAGGATGCCGGCGCCGTGCCGGAACTGGTTTACTCGGCGGTCGAGCTGGGGCGCATCGGCATGAACGAGGACGACGCCGAAGACGCCGGACTGGAGCCCGCCGTCGGCTTTGCCGCGTTCGAAACCAACCCGCGTGCGCTCGGCCAGGACGACACCGACGGCTTCGTGCGCCTGATTGCCGACATGGACAGCGGCGCGTTGCTGGGCGCGGAGGTGGTGGGTGCCGAAGCCGGCGAAATGATCCACGCCATCGCCCAGCAGTTCGGCCACGACGACGCCCTGGCCCGGTTCGCCGGCATGTTCTACAACCACCCGGCCAGAACCGAGGAAATCCAGAATGCGACCGAGACGCTGGCGGCAAAGTGGGGACTGGCGCAGCAGGTGTTTGGGGAATAA
- a CDS encoding ATP-binding protein yields MTEPTIQPVKPPRSLLSAAGRAIGDFAMIRDGDRILLGISGGKDSLSLLHVLLDLQRRAPVKFELAACTVDPQSPDYDPGVLKPYLAGLGVPYFFESQPVLEEAKRNMDGDSFCAYCSRMRRGILYRVARENAYSVLALAQHLDDLAETFLMSAFFGGKLRTMQAHYTNDAGDVRVIRPFVYVRERQTAAFAKHAALPVVPENCPACFSMPMQRQSMKLLLAEQEKAHPKLFSSLLTAMRPLMQSPPA; encoded by the coding sequence ATGACCGAACCTACCATCCAGCCCGTCAAACCACCGCGTTCGCTGCTCTCCGCAGCAGGCCGCGCAATCGGCGACTTTGCCATGATCCGTGACGGCGACCGTATCCTGCTGGGCATCTCCGGCGGCAAGGATTCGCTGTCGCTGCTGCATGTGCTGCTCGATCTGCAACGCCGCGCGCCGGTGAAATTCGAACTTGCCGCCTGCACCGTGGACCCGCAATCGCCGGACTACGACCCCGGCGTGCTGAAACCCTACCTGGCGGGACTGGGCGTGCCGTATTTTTTTGAAAGCCAGCCGGTACTGGAAGAAGCCAAACGCAATATGGACGGCGACTCGTTCTGCGCCTACTGTTCGCGCATGCGCCGCGGCATACTCTACCGCGTGGCACGCGAAAACGCCTACAGCGTGCTGGCGCTGGCGCAGCATCTGGACGACCTGGCCGAAACCTTTCTGATGTCCGCCTTCTTCGGCGGCAAGCTGCGCACCATGCAGGCGCACTACACCAACGACGCCGGCGATGTGCGCGTGATCCGGCCGTTCGTGTATGTGCGTGAACGCCAGACCGCCGCTTTCGCCAAACATGCCGCGCTGCCCGTGGTCCCCGAAAACTGCCCGGCGTGCTTCTCCATGCCGATGCAGCGCCAAAGCATGAAACTGCTGCTGGCCGAGCAGGAAAAGGCGCATCCCAAGCTGTTCTCCAGCTTGTTGACGGCGATGCGGCCATTGATGCAATCACCGCCTGCCTGA